One genomic region from Octopus sinensis linkage group LG13, ASM634580v1, whole genome shotgun sequence encodes:
- the LOC115218483 gene encoding E3 ubiquitin-protein ligase RNF170: MSSTFLEGVGDEVIYACLLTILPFILITIFATMKKRYNHQIIHPDSLENVQTAREHLNRVPVSNPNRRQNESNCPVCLDDLSFGVETNCGHVFCASCIIAYWHYGSWLGGIKCPVCRQKVTLLLLCFTDAETRSTTQERADILNQIHDYNRRFSGEPRSIMDYLNDIPTLLRHCLQELFSWNGLMIIFRMRITICAVFGICYLISPLDIIPEAAFGLFGLLDDVFVLSLMVVYITIAYRELVASRLGG; this comes from the exons ATGTCATCAACTTTCCTTGAAGGCGTTGGCGATGAAGTCATCTATGCATGTCTCCTCACTATATTGCCATTCATTCTAATTACAATTTTTGCGACCATGAAAAAACG ttataaCCATCAAATAATCCATCCTGATAGTCTAGAAAATGTCCAAACAGCTCGAGAACACCTGAACCGCGTACCTGTAAGCAATCCTAATCGAAGGCAGAATGAATCGAATTGTCCTGTTTGTCTTGATGATCTTTCTTTTGGAGTTGAAACAAATTGCGGTCATGTATTTTGTG ctaGCTGCATCATTGCTTATTGGCATTATGGATCATGGCTAGGTGGAATTAAGTGTCCAGTTTGTAGACAAAAG gTTACTCTTTTATTACTTTGTTTCACCGATGCAGAAACTCGTTCTACGACACAAGAACGAGCTGATATACTTAATCAAATTCATGATTATAATCGAAGATTCTCAGGAGAACCTCGATCT ATAATGGACTATCTCAATGATATCCCAACTCTTCTACGACACTGTCTACAAGAACTTTTCTCGTGGAATGGACTTATGATAATATTTCGTATGCGAATTACGATCTGTGCCGTATTTGGGATATGTTATCTTATTTCACCCTTAGACATAATTCCCGAAGCTGCTTTTGGTTTGTTTGGACTCTTAGACGATGTCTTTGTTCTTTCTTTGATGGTTGTTTATATCACAATTGCCTACAGGGAACTGGTGGCCAGCCGCTTAGGGGGTTGA